Proteins co-encoded in one Prunus persica cultivar Lovell chromosome G6, Prunus_persica_NCBIv2, whole genome shotgun sequence genomic window:
- the LOC18775400 gene encoding uncharacterized protein LOC18775400: MSGSAFAKLLDKHCLEGHNFLTWYPNLKIFMTIEKIMYVLEKAPDIEPPSEDASQEVRAEYDKHVDDDCQAMCHILASMNEELQKSNEHMMHAADIISHLQELYREGTCNRRFSALESLNSPLDRNLTTNIFLASLSDSFSQFVVNYNMGKMENTLSELQNMCVIAEKTFKIQGGNETIVVFEKSTSSANPGNKGKGKFNASKKKK; the protein is encoded by the exons ATGTCTGGATCTGCATTCGCCAAACTCCTAGACAAACATTGTCTAGAAGGCCATAACTTTCTAACATGGTACCCCAATCTCAAGATATTCATGACTATCGAGAAGATTATGTACGTACTAGAGAAAGCTCCTGACATAGAGCCCCCCAGTGAAGATGCTTCTCAGGAAGTACGTGCTGAGTATGACAAGCACGTGGATGATGACTGTCAAGCCATGTGCCACATTCTGGCTTCCATGAATGAGGAGCTCCAGAAATCGAATGAGCATATGATGCATGCTGCTGACATAATATCCCATCTCCAAGAGCTTTATAGAGAGGGCACATGCAACAGACGCTTCAGTGCT CTGGAAAGTCTTAACAGTCCACTGGACCGCAACTTGACCACCAACATCTTCCTTGCGTCCCTTTCTGATTCATTCTCCCAGTTTGTTGTGAACTACAACATGGGGAAGATGGAGAACACTCTCTCAGAGCTGCAGAACATGTGTGTGATTGCTGAGAAGACATTCAAGATACAAGGAGGGAATGAGACCATTGTGGTTTTTGAGAAGTCAACTTCTTCTGCTAATCCCGGTAATAAGGGTAAAGGCAAATTCAATGccagcaagaagaagaaatga
- the LOC18775582 gene encoding uncharacterized protein LOC18775582, with protein MSIPEDEDEINQIICVTARLIEIYYMKYIHKTPCMNDHHTGNIWLMGVLQGNESRCHNMFKMDKDVFIRLCDELQKNYGLKGSRRMSAAEMLGMFLNILGHGSANRQAQDCFQHSGETMSRYFSILLDVVCCLAVDVIKPLESAFNNTLKEILPDSRYMPYFKDCIGAIDGVLVQAMVSLSNQIPFIGKSYLVDKGYPQMRGYLGPSKGERYHLPDFRRGVQPMGHKERWSILRDMPSYLFAKQVKIVIATMALHNYIKRHAKRDCHFDESEDDLNGIQGEEIEIDVDAQQEDGPATQEMEALRNHIAASLMSSST; from the exons ATGTCCATTCCAGAAGATGAGGATGAGATCAACCAAATTATATGTGTCACTGCCcgtcttattgaaatttattaCATGAAATATATTCATAAGACCCCATGTATGAATGACCATCATACAGGAAATATTTGGTTGATGGGAGTGTTACAAGGAAATGAAAGTCGTTGCCATAATATGTTCAAGATGGACAAAGATGTATTTATAAGATTGTgtgatgaattgcaaaaaaattatggattaAAGGGTTCAAGAAGAATGAGTGCTGCTGAAATGTTAGGGATGTTCTTGAACATCTTAGGACATGGTTCTGCAAATAGGCAAGCACAGGATTGCTTTCAACATTCTGGTGAGACTATGAGCAGATATTTTAGTATCTTACTTGATGTTGTATGTTGTTTGGCTGTGGATGTAATTAAACCATTGGAAAGTGCGTTTAACAACACTCTAAAGGAAATCCTACCGGATTCTAGATATATGCCTTATTTCAAG GATTGTATTGGTGCTATAGATGGTGTTCTTGTGCAAGCCATGGTATCTCTTTCTAATCAAATACCATTTATTG gaaAATCTTATCTAGTTGATAAGGGATACCCACAAATGAGAGGCTACTTAGGACCATCTAAAGGTGAAAGATATCATCTACCAGATTTTCGTAGGGGTGTTCAACCGATGGGTCACAAAGAG AGATGGAGTATTTTACGAGACATGCCTAGTTATCTTTTTGCAAAACAAGTAAAAATCGTTATTGCAACCATGGCACTTCATAACTATATCAAAAGACATGCCAAACGTGATTGTCATTTTGATGAAAGTGAAGATGACCTAAATGGTATTCAAGGTGAAGAGATTGAGATAGATGTTGATGCACAACAAGAAGATGGTCCTGCAACACAAGAAATGGAGGCATTGAGAAATCATATAGCAGCAAGTTTAATGAGTTCATCTACCTAG
- the LOC109949694 gene encoding L10-interacting MYB domain-containing protein-like has protein sequence MAKKNSNFTTIQNVTSGSRKVSTLWNAQTIAIFIDLCIKEVDLGNRLGTHFNKIGWTRLVTNISKDIGRPYEKLQLKNKWDLLKKEWKLWKDLKGKETGLGWNVAKNTVDASDEWWQDKIKVEPKYAKFQFEGISHEMEEKLDRMFLNVTATGKHSWAPSSIVLPVESDDDVDPLEVNGGSNESMPIETTHTTNNVPKKRTNQSLEDNNKKKGKEGGKMGGAAKLSQQIERLVDVVESRSTGTSMANTVSQGTSIAKVMKDVATLPGHSVVASCGDL, from the exons ATGGCAAAGAAGAATAGTAACTTTACCACAATTCAAAATGTTACAAGTGGATCCCGAAAAGTGTCAACATTGTGGAATGCTCAAACTATAGCCATCTTCATTGACCTTTGTATCAAGGAGGTGGATCTAGGCAATCGTCTCGGTACTCACTTTAACAAAATTGGATGGACAAGGTTGGTTACAAATATTAGTAAAGATATAGGAAGACCGTATGAAAAAttacaattgaaaaacaagtgggatttactaaaaaaagaatggaaaTTATGGAAAGATCTAAAAGGGAAGGAAACTGGTCTTGGGTGGAATGTTGCTAAGAATACCGTTGATGCATCTGATGAATGGTGGCAAGATAAAATTAAG GTAGAACCCAAATAtgcaaaatttcaatttgaggGTATTAGTCATGAGATGGAGGAGAAGTTAGATAGGATGTTTTTGAACGTCACAGCCACAGGTAAGCATTCTTGGGCACCCTCATCTATTGTACTTCCAGTTGAaagtgatgatgatgttgatcCACTTGAAGTTAACGGTGGATCGAATGAGTCTATGCCAATTGAAACCACTCACACTACAAACAATGTGCCGAAAAAGAGAACTAATCAATCACTTGAAGataataataagaagaaaGGTAAAGAAGGGGGGAAAATGGGAGGTGCTGCAAAATTATCACAGCAAATTGAACGTCTTGTTGATGTGGTTGAGAGTAGGAGTACTGGAACATCAATGGCTAATACAGTTTCACAAGGAACTAGTATTGCTAAAGTGATGAAAGATGTTGCAACTTTACCTGGGCATAGCGTGGTAGCAAGTTGTGGTGATTTGTAA
- the LOC18774529 gene encoding uncharacterized protein LOC18774529, producing the protein MAEKASKLKQRKRKEKQGNEHERDEKCYLRWNIQMDHSLAEILREERQMGHKGDGGWKSVAYNTAAAILSAQYNIEVSADNIKNRVKTWKKFYAVVSDILSQSGFSWDATKKMITIDEENVWNEYVKSHEDARTFRYKVIANWDDIVDLCGKDRATGEGAETCFEAAEVMTPDSEPNNFVDLGADTQGFENSHIDDVSPNSRCPKKRNQPSSEIRPPKKRGTPNVLADSVAKMASSFEQFINATYKSLIH; encoded by the exons atggcagagaaagcaagcAAACTAAAGcagaggaaaaggaaagagaagcaAGGTAATGAACATGAACGAGATGAAAAATGTTATTTACGTTGGAACATACAAATGGATCATTCATTAGCAGAGATACTTAGAGAAGAACGCCAGATGGGTCACAAAGGAGATGGTGGTTGGAAATCAGTTGCTTATAACACTGCTGCAGCCATATTGTCTGCCCAATATAATATTGAAGTAAGTGCTGATAACATTAAAAATCGTGTCAAGACATGGAAAAAGTTTTATGCTGTAGTCAGTGACATATTAAGTCAGAGTGGATTTAGTTGGGATGCAACAAAAAAGATGATCActatagatgaagagaatgttTGGAATGAGTATGTGAAG tCTCATGAAGATGCTAGAACTTTTCGATATAAAGTAATTGCAAATTGGGATGATATAGTGGATTTATGTGGCAAAGATAGAGCTACTGGAGAGGGTGCTGAAACATGTTTTGAAGCTGCTGAGGTTATGACCCCTGATAGCGAACCGAATAATTTTGTTGACTTGGGTGCTGATACTCAAGGTTTTGAGAATTCTCACATTGATGATGTCTCACCCAATTCTAGGTgtccaaagaaaagaaatcaacCATCTTCTGAAATTCGCCCACCAAAGAAAAGAGGTACTCCTAATGTTCTTGCTGATTCAGTGGCTAAAATGGCTTCATCGTTCGAACAATTTATCAATGCTACCTACAAAAGCTTGATCCATTAG